In Sphingobacterium sp. R2, the genomic stretch ATTCACGATCATCTTGGTAGATCGATAATTCTGCTCCAGTTTAAAGATCTTCACATCCGGATAATCTTTTTGGAAATTTAGGATATTCTGAATATTTGCCCCGCGAAATGCATAGATAGACTGTGCGTCATCCCCTACGACACAGATATTTTCGTTGACTGCTGCCAGTCGCTTGACAATAAGGTATTGTGAAAAGTTCGTATCCTGATACTCATCGACCATCAGATAACGAAACTGGTGCTGATATTTATGCAGTACCTCTGGATGTTTATTCAATAATACATTTGTTTTAAACAACAGATCATCAAAATCCATGGCTCCTGCCCTGTAGCAGCGTTGCGCATAGGTCATATAAATTTGTCCCAATTGCCCACGACCGTTGGAAATATCTTCGGCCAAGATGGCTTCATTCTTATTATATTCCTGCGGTGATATCAGGTTGTTTTTTGCTTGCGAGATCCGTCCGTACACATGATTGACGTTATACAGTTTATCGTCAAGATTCATTTCTTTTAAGATGGCACGCAACAAGCTTTTGGTATCGTCGGTATCGTAAATGGTAAAGTTTCTGGGATACCCGATCAATTCAGCTTCTACCCGGAGTATTTTTGCAAATACGGAGTGGAATGTTCCCATCCAAATATTTTTCGCTTCGCTCCCTACGACAGAAACGATACGGGCACGCATCTCTTTGGCTGCCTTGTTGGTAAATGTCAATACCAAGATATTGAATGGATCAACACCTTTTCGAATCAAGTGTGCTACACGATAGGTAATCACCCGTGTTTTTCCTGAACCAGCCCCTGCAACAATCATCACAGGACCTTCTGTTTGCTCTACGGCTCCTCGTTGTGAAGGGTTTAAACCCGCTAAATAATCCAAATTAACTCCTTAAATTTTATAACCTGAGAATAGGGTATAAAAGTACAAATTTCCTGTCGATCCCTCAGGCTATCTTGCTAATATTTTTACACAAAAAAAACCGATAATAAAGATTATCGGTTTTTATATCAAATAAGTGCTATTTAGCCTCTGCTATTATAATTTGGTGCTTCCTTCGTAATCGAAATATTATGCGGATGAGACTCTCTCAAGCCTGCTCCTGTAATACGGACAAACTGAGCTTCCTGCAACTTTTCAATGGTGGCAGCACCACAGTAACCCATGGAAGCGCGCAATCCACCGACATATTGATAAACGACTTCAGCCAGTGTGCCTTTATAAGGAACACGACCAACAATACCTTCAGGAACCAGTTTTTTAATATCATCTTCCACGTCTTGGAAATAACGATCTTTAGACCCTTTTTCCATGGCTTCAATTGAGCCCATACCGCGGTAAGACTTAAACTTACGTCCTTCGTAGATAATGGTTTCACCTGGGGCTTCTTCCACTCCTGCGAATAATGAACCGGCCATAATTGTGCTTGCTCCAGCGGCAATTGCTTTTGCAATATCGCCTGTCTGTTTAATACCACCATCAGCAATCAATGGTACGCCAGTTCCTTTCAGTGCTTTCGCGACTTCATATATGGCATAAAGCTGAGGAACACCGACACCAGCAATAATACGTGTTGTACAGATTGAGCCCGGTCCGATACCTACTTTTACGGCATCTGCACCTGCTTCAGCTAAAGCTGTTGCTGCTGCACCTGTCGCAATATTTCCAACGATTACCTGAAGTTCAGGAAATTGGGCTTTCACTAATTTCAGTTTATCGATCACCCCTTTTGAATGCCCATGTGCCGTATCAATGGTGACCACATCTACTCCTGCCTTCACCAAAGCTTCAACGCGGTCCAACGTATCTGGTGTAACGCCTACAGCAGCGCCCACCAATAAACGTCCATGACTATCTTTAGCGGCATTGGGGTAATGCTTATATTTTTGAATATCTTTAAATGTAATCAAACCTTTCAAAATCCCTTCACTATTGACGACTGGAAGTTTTTCGA encodes the following:
- the guaB gene encoding IMP dehydrogenase, which encodes MQLDPQKFVAEGLTYDDVLLIPAYSEILPRDVDTSTSLTKKIKLNIPLVSAAMDTVTGADLAIAIAQAGGIGMLHKNMTIAEQAAEVRKVKRSESGMIQDPVTLLATATVGDAFNIMKEHKIGGIPVVNENGQLVGIVTNRDLRFQKDMLRPINELMTKENLVVAPEGTDLVKAEEILQNEKIEKLPVVNSEGILKGLITFKDIQKYKHYPNAAKDSHGRLLVGAAVGVTPDTLDRVEALVKAGVDVVTIDTAHGHSKGVIDKLKLVKAQFPELQVIVGNIATGAAATALAEAGADAVKVGIGPGSICTTRIIAGVGVPQLYAIYEVAKALKGTGVPLIADGGIKQTGDIAKAIAAGASTIMAGSLFAGVEEAPGETIIYEGRKFKSYRGMGSIEAMEKGSKDRYFQDVEDDIKKLVPEGIVGRVPYKGTLAEVVYQYVGGLRASMGYCGAATIEKLQEAQFVRITGAGLRESHPHNISITKEAPNYNSRG